Genomic segment of Deltaproteobacteria bacterium:
ATACTAGCTGCTTGACCCATGCACCATGTAGCTATAGGCGATTTAACGTATTGCATTGCGTCATATATTGCTAAACCAGCGGTTACTGAGCCACCTGGAGAGTTGATATAGAGATTGACATCTTTATCAGCGTCTTCAGATTCAAGAAATAGCAATTGCGCTACCACTAAATTGGCAATTTCGTCGTTAATTGGTGTGCCAATAAAAACAATGCGGTCTTTTAATAGCCGCGACCAAATATCGTACGATCTCTCACCACGGTGGGTTTGTTCTAAAACATAAGGAACATAGAAGGTCATAACTTTATTAACTCCAACTTAAAGTAATAATTTTAAAATATTACTAAATTGTATCAGCTTCAGCCGATGCTTCTGGTTTTTTAGCATCGTTAGTATCTTCAAAAAATTCAGCATTATCCAATAACAGTTTAATAACCTTTTCTTCTAACAATCGGTAACGTAGTCGTTCGTGGTTATCTGGGTCATTATAGTAACTTTGTACACGCTGTGCATTTTCAGCAAATCCCTTAATAATATTTTCGATTTCGGTCTCGATTTCTTGATCACTCACTTCAAGTTTTTCAGCTTTGGCGATTTCAAATAGCAACATGCCACTACGTACATGCAGCTCGGCACCTTCTTTATTGTTTTCAAGCAGATTTTTCTTTTCTTCTTCACCAAGCTCAAATTGGCGACCCATCATTTGTGCCAAACGTGCGTGGGCGGCGTCAACCATGCGAGCTGCCTGCTCGTCAATCATGCTTTGCGGAACATTAAATGGATTAGCATCGGCTAAAGCTTTAAGAAGTTTTTGTCTTTGTTCACCTTCGGCTTCATGATTTTTTTGGGCGGTTATTTCGCGTTCAAGACGTTCGCGAAGAGCGACAAGATTTTCTTCACCGACATCGCGGGCGAACTCATCATCTAAAGCAGGCAATTCTTTCTTTTTTATTTCACGCAGACGAATGTGAAAACTGGCAGGTTTACCAGCAAGATCTTTGGCATTATAGTCTTCGGGGAAATCAACTTGCACCACGCGCTCGCCAGGTACTTTGGCCCCTAAAAGACCCTCTGATATTTGCGGTAAATAAGTAGAACCACCAATTTCAATCAGAGCATTTTCGGCTTTGCCACCTTTAAAGGGTATGCCACCCATAGTGCCTTCATAATCAACTAAGACGATATCGCCTTTTTCTACGGTATCGCGGATCAATACCGGTACTAATTGTGCGGCTTGGGTACGCATGTTTTCAAGTTGGGTGTCAATTTCACTTTCATTAACTTCAATTTTAACTTTGGCTACTTTGAGACCCTTATAAGTTTTCAACTCTATTTCAGGTTGTACTTCAAATTCAGCAGTGTATTTAAAATCAACGTCTCGTTCGAGTTCTTGCATATGAATGCGCGGAGCACCAACAGGGGCAAGTTTGTTTTCGTGAATAGCTTTAATAAGACTCTGTTCAATCAAACTTTCACGCACCGCATTTTTTATTTGGGGGCCGTAGTGTTGTGCAACTACACCGGACGGAATTTTACCTGGCCTAAAACCTGGAATTTTGGCTTCTTTGGCAAATTCTTTGGTTACTTTATCAAAAGTTTTTTTAACATCATCATTGGGGATGTTGATCGAAAGTTTGCGCCCAAATTGGCCGACTTGTTCAACTTGAACTTCCATGGTTTTTTAGCCTCATCAAACAGATATTTAAGGTAAGCTTTTGGCTCCTAGCATCGCCATGCTGCTTTGGTCAAACCCAAGCAACAATCTGCTTGCTATACAGATTTTCTTTGAACAAATAAGTATTTTTCATGGATCACCGCATATTAGAGCAGCACGAGCAAATATGCGGCGCAATTTTGGATTTTCGCGCGCCAGTTGTTGGCGAACAAGCGAGCATTTACTGCCTTTTGAGTGAATACTTAATTGCTCAGCTGCTACCGCACGAATACGGGCATCATGGGCACTTATCATAAATGGTTTTAGGGTTGACTCTAATTTGTCTTGTTGGGTTAGCGCAGCAAGACTTCTTAGAGCGGCAAAACGCAATGATACATGTTCGTTGGTATTATTAGCTAGCGTGTGGATTGTTGTTGTTGAGCTTGTGCTGTTCAGCGCGGTTAATCCGGCCAAAGCCGCTGTGCGACGTGAAGGAAGAGCGGTATCATTTTGAACAATAGTTTCAAGAATTGGAATCGCCCTTTGACCTAGACTTTGCCACTGAGCCTTTTTGACGGGTATGCAAAAGGAGCCTAAATAGGCTTCAATGCGGCTATTTAGTTGGCTATCGGATAATTCAAGGATTGATAGCTTATTTTTTGCATGTTGGTGATGAATAATATGCTGATGTGGTGAAAGCAAAATAGTGGAAATAAATATGCTAAATATAACCATGACATTTTCTCAATTTTGTTAATAGGCAACAGGGTTTAAGCGCATAACTTGACCTTGTTGTGAGGTTAGTTGCGCTTTAGAAGCTTCTCCCAACAGCCAAAACATTAAATTGTTGCTACCCCCGCATTCATAACTTATGCAATCTTTATCTGTAAGAATATATGGCTCGTCTGCCATAACCCCACAATTGTCTTTTTGATTT
This window contains:
- the tig gene encoding trigger factor; this encodes MEVQVEQVGQFGRKLSINIPNDDVKKTFDKVTKEFAKEAKIPGFRPGKIPSGVVAQHYGPQIKNAVRESLIEQSLIKAIHENKLAPVGAPRIHMQELERDVDFKYTAEFEVQPEIELKTYKGLKVAKVKIEVNESEIDTQLENMRTQAAQLVPVLIRDTVEKGDIVLVDYEGTMGGIPFKGGKAENALIEIGGSTYLPQISEGLLGAKVPGERVVQVDFPEDYNAKDLAGKPASFHIRLREIKKKELPALDDEFARDVGEENLVALRERLEREITAQKNHEAEGEQRQKLLKALADANPFNVPQSMIDEQAARMVDAAHARLAQMMGRQFELGEEEKKNLLENNKEGAELHVRSGMLLFEIAKAEKLEVSDQEIETEIENIIKGFAENAQRVQSYYNDPDNHERLRYRLLEEKVIKLLLDNAEFFEDTNDAKKPEASAEADTI